A stretch of the Vibrio panuliri genome encodes the following:
- a CDS encoding tyrosine-type recombinase/integrase yields MKLTNASSSDRRRYFNDEEKELMRAGLAAQGQVFCDMLDFTLRTGLRFPSELLSVSERNVRGETLHVVGKRGKSRVVPLSETAKRILDDYPEGFKVTEYEFREAWKLVRSAMGLEDDREFVPHVMRHTFATDLVEKGGDLLAIRDLLGHDDVRTTQIYAKVTGSHLKSTIAILD; encoded by the coding sequence ATGAAGCTTACGAACGCCTCTAGCTCCGATCGTAGACGTTACTTTAACGATGAAGAGAAAGAGCTAATGAGAGCAGGCTTAGCGGCTCAGGGGCAAGTGTTCTGCGATATGTTGGACTTCACGCTGCGTACTGGCTTGCGCTTCCCTAGTGAGCTTCTGAGCGTGTCTGAGAGAAACGTTAGAGGTGAAACGCTGCATGTGGTTGGTAAGCGAGGTAAATCACGTGTAGTGCCTCTTAGCGAGACTGCTAAACGCATCCTTGATGATTACCCTGAGGGCTTCAAGGTCACTGAGTATGAGTTCAGAGAGGCTTGGAAGCTTGTGCGTTCAGCTATGGGCTTGGAAGATGATCGAGAGTTTGTCCCACACGTGATGCGGCACACGTTCGCTACTGACCTAGTTGAGAAAGGCGGTGATTTGCTGGCGATACGTGACCTGCTAGGACATGATGATGTAAGGACTACGCAGATATACGCTAAGGTTACGGGGTCACACTTGAAAAGTACCATTGCTATCTTAGATTAG